In the genome of Methylococcus sp. EFPC2, the window CTGGTGATAGACGAATACGGCGACGTGCAGGGCCTGGTCACGCTGGAAGACTTGTTGCAGGAAATCGTCGGCGAATTCACTACCGACTCCCTGGACGTGCGCAAGCAAAAGGACGGCAGTCACCTGGTGGACGCCGGCATCGGTCTGCGCGAACTCAACCGCATCACCGGTTGGGCCTTGCCCACGGAGGGCCCCAAGACCCTCAACGGCCTGATCATCGAATATCTCGAAACCATACCGGAACCGGGTACCAGCCTCAAACTGTTCGAACACCGGCTGGAAATTACCGAAATGGACAACAACGTCGTCAAACAGGTGCGTTTCCATCCAGCCGAACGTTGATCCCGAATCCGGCGGCGCGGGCGTCCGGGAAGGGCATTCGCACCCCATGGCAGTTTCTGTCTATACTGCGAAATCTCTGCCCGCCGCACGTTGCCACCGATGGCCAAACTCACGCTCACGTTCAAAGACAGAACCCTGCAAGTTACCCCGATCACGGATGGCGAAACCACTATCGGCCGCGATCCGGACAGCCAGATCCACATCGACAGTCTGGCCATCGCGCCCCGGCATGCTGTGATACGGATCGACAGCAAGGGAGCCTGGGTGCGCCAAGTGGATCCGCGTTATCCGGTCTTCGTCAACAACGTCAAGATCACGGAGCGTCAGCTCAACCATGGCGACGGCATCGGCGTCGGCAAACATCTGCTGTATTACACCGACGAATTGCACCATACGCCTCCCGCATCGGCGCATGACGAAGCCGGGACGGCAACCCAGGCCGCGTCCCCCAGCCTGATAGACGCCGGCTTGCAGGTGCTCAACGGCAAAAACATCGGCCTGATCATCCCGCTGCGCAGCGCCATGACGCGCCTAGGCAAAGACAGCGCCTCCAGTGCGGTGATCGCGCGCCGCCGCGACGGTTTTTTCCTGTCCGCGCTGACCGGCGGAGAAAACATTTATGTCAACAAAAACGCCATCAACGACGACAGCGTGCAATTGCAAAACGGCGATACCGTGAAGATCGATCAGAACCAGATGCAGTTCTTCCTCTCCTGACAGTCGCTCCGCTGTGTCAGAGCACCGCCAGAGCCTCGCGCAAATTCTTGACCGCTATGATATCCA includes:
- a CDS encoding FHA domain-containing protein, producing the protein MAKLTLTFKDRTLQVTPITDGETTIGRDPDSQIHIDSLAIAPRHAVIRIDSKGAWVRQVDPRYPVFVNNVKITERQLNHGDGIGVGKHLLYYTDELHHTPPASAHDEAGTATQAASPSLIDAGLQVLNGKNIGLIIPLRSAMTRLGKDSASSAVIARRRDGFFLSALTGGENIYVNKNAINDDSVQLQNGDTVKIDQNQMQFFLS